Proteins from one Camelina sativa cultivar DH55 chromosome 8, Cs, whole genome shotgun sequence genomic window:
- the LOC104707200 gene encoding indoleacetaldoxime dehydratase-like isoform X3, with amino-acid sequence MLLHFGHVPIILVSSAEVASNVMKTHDVKFANRPKTKMVDILLNGGRDLVFSPYGEYWRQMKNLLNSKTVRSFENIREDEVNVMMEKLEKASSSSSTVNLSELISDLTNDVITRIVFGRKYSFEEGSEISRSILRKFMELFGAFPLGEYIPSLAWIDRVRGLDNKVKEVNNQIDGFLERVVQEHEDADKFKSSFFSILLMVQRDKTAQFELDRSGLKIMLFDMFLGGSATTFTLLEWTMTELMRHPECMKKLQDEIRLVPRRSLYVLEKEVEKMNYLHVVIKEVLRLHPPAPLLPRLLSEDVKLHGYDIATGTQVLINLWTIQRDTKTWGADAEEFRPERHLDSPLDFQGQNFSFIPFGSGRRGCPGIDFALGLVEVTLANLVNRFEWRVKGGGKPDVFEATGIEVCRKFPLIVCPSSTLFSM; translated from the exons ATGCTTCTCCACTTCGGTCACGTCCCTATTATCCTAGTCTCTTCTGCTGAGGTAGCTAGTAATGTCATGAAAACACACGATGTAAAGTTTGCCAACCGCCCGAAAACAAAAATGGTTGATATACTTCTTAATGGTGGGAGAGATTTGGTATTTTCCCCCTATGGAGAATATTGGAGGCAGATGAAG AACCTCCTCAACAGCAAAACAGTCAGGTCCTTTGAAAATATAAGAGAAGACGAAGTCAATGTGATGATGGAAAAGCTAGAGAAAGCGAGTTCTTCCTCTTCAACGGTAAATCTAAGCGAGCTCATCTCGGATCTTACAAACGATGTTATAACTAGAATTGTCTTCGGaagaaaatatagttttgaggaAGGTAGTGAGATTTCAAGGAGCATATTAAGGAAATTCATGGAGCTCTTTGGTGCTTTTCCTCTCGGCGAATACATTCCTAGTTTAGCATGGATCGATAGGGTACGAGGTCTTgataacaaagtaaaagaagtaAATAACCAGATTGATGGGTTTTTAGAAAGAGTGGTGCAAGAACATGAAGATGCTGATAAATTCAAGTCAAGTTTTTTTAGTATATTGCTAATGGTGCAAAGAGATAAGACCGCGCAATTTGAGCTCGATCGAAGCGGGTTAAAAATTATGCTCTTT gATATGTTTCTTGGGGGTTCGGCAACAACTTTCACACTACTTGAATGGACGATGACAGAGCTTATGAGACATCCAGAGTGTATGAAGAAACTCCAAGATGAAATTCGTTTAGTTCCAAGGCGTAGTTTATATGTATTGGAGAAGGAAGTTGAGAAAATGAACTATCTACATGTTGTTATTAAGGAGGTCCTTAGGTTACATCCGCCGGCTCCATTACTTCCCCGGCTATTGAGTGAAGATGTCAAATTACATGGATATGACATAGCTACAGGAACACAA GTGCTAATCAATTTGTGGACAATCCAAAGAGACACTAAAACATGGGGAGCAGATGCAGAAGAATTTAGACCGGAGAGGCATTTAGATTCACCTTTGGATTTTCAAGGTCAAAATTTCAGTTTCATTCCATTTGGATCTGGGAGAAGGGGTTGTCCTGGAATCGACTTTGCCTTGGGTTTGGTCGAGGTGACACTTGCCAACCTAGTCAACCGGTTCGAGTGGAGAGTCAAGGGAGGTGGTAAGCCTGATGTTTTTGAAGCAACTGGTATTGAAGTTTGCCGCAAGTTTCCTCTTATTGTATGTCCATCTTCTACTTTATTCTCTATGTAA
- the LOC104709547 gene encoding probable inorganic phosphate transporter 1-6: MAANKEEGSILKALDSAKTQLYHYKAVVVSCMGFFTDSYDLFVISLVTKLLGRIYYQVPGSSSPGSLPDGISAAVSGVAFAGTFLGQIFFGCLGDKLGRKGVYGLTLLIMTICSIGSGLSLGHDPKTVMVTLCFFRFWLGFGIGGDYPLSATTMSEYANKRTRGRFIAAVFGMQGVGILAAGIVSVLVSSIFESMFPSRAYVLDGAASTVPQADYVWRIILMLGALPALLTYYWRMKMPETARYTSLVAKNADQAALDMTRVLNVDVEASSAKHDQARVSTDEFGLFSKKFLRRHGLHLFGTATTWFLLDIAFYSQNLFQKDIFTTIGWLPPAKNMNAIQELFMIARAQTLIALCSTVPGYAATIWLIDIVGRYLIQIIGFAMMTVFMLVLAIPYHHWPLPANRIGFVVFYSLTFFFSNFGPNATTFIVPAEIFPTRLRSTCHGISAASGKAGAMVGAFGFAALVKAVGMSTTLYIMATINFVGLLITLLVIPESKGISLEELSGETEPEKIEEKIVV, encoded by the coding sequence aTGGCGGCTAACAAGGAAGAAGGAAGCATCTTGAAAGCTCTTGACAGTGCAAAGACTCAACTGTACCACTACAAGGCGGTTGTAGTCTCCTGTATGGGTTTCTTCACAGACTCGTACGATCTCTTCGTGATATCTCTCGTCACGAAGCTACTTGGCCGGATCTACTATCAAGTTCCTGGCTCCTCCTCTCCTGGAAGCCTTCCTGACGGCATCTCTGCGGCCGTGAGCGGTGTGGCCTTTGCTGGAACGTTTCTTGGACAGATTTTCTTCGGGTGCCTTGGTGACAAGCTTGGACGTAAGGGAGTGTATGGTTTGACCCTCTTAATCATGACCATATGCTCCATTGGTTCTGGTCTTTCCCTTGGTCATGACCCCAAAACCGTCATGGTAACTCTTTGCTTCTTCCGCTTCTGGCTCGGGTTTGGCATTGGTGGTGACTACCCACTCTCGGCTACGACCATGTCCGAATATGCTAACAAACGTACTCGTGGTCGTTTCATAGCAGCGGTTTTTGGTATGCAAGGAGTTGGGATCCTTGCCGCAGGAATTGTTTCTGTACTTGTCTCGTCTATTTTCGAGAGTATGTTCCCATCTCGGGCCTATGTATTGGACGGTGCGGCCTCAACCGTCCCACAGGCGGATTACGTGTGGAGGATCATCCTCATGTTGGGCGCCTTACCAGCTCTCTTGACATACTATTGGCGTATGAAGATGCCTGAAACTGCTCGTTACACTTCTCTAGTCGCCAAGAACGCTGACCAAGCGGCTTTGGATATGACTAGAGTTCTTAACGTAGATGTTGAAGCCTCTTCCGCGAAACATGACCAAGCTAGGGTTTCCACTGATGAGTTTGGCTTGTTCTCCAAGAAATTCCTTCGCCGTCACGGACTTCACCTATTCGGAACAGCCACCACATGGTTCCTCCTCGACATTGCTTTCTACAGCCAAAACTTGTTCCAGAAGGATATCTTCACAACCATCGGATGGTTACCTCCGGCTAAAAACATGAACGCAATCCAAGAGCTCTTCATGATCGCCAGGGCTCAAACCCTAATCGCTCTGTGTAGCACGGTCCCTGGTTACGCTGCCACTATATGGTTAATCGACATAGTGGGACGGTACTTGATTCAGATCATTGGATTCGCTATGATGACTGTTTTCATGTTGGTTTTAGCCATACCATACCACCATTGGCCTTTACCGGCTAACCGGATTGGTTTTGTGGTTTTCTActctctcacttttttcttctccaatttcGGACCTAACGCAACTACGTTCATTGTCCCGGCTGAGATTTTTCCGACGAGACTTAGGTCTACTTGTCACGGTATCTCGGCTGCGTCAGGTAAAGCCGGTGCGATGGTTGGTGCATTCGGGTTTGCTGCTTTGGTTAAAGCTGTAGGTATGAGCACGACGTTATACATCATGGCAACAATCAATTTTGTTGGCTTGTTGATCACGTTATTAGTAATTCCGGAGTCTAAGGGGATATCACTGGAGGAGCTTTCCGGCGAAACTGAACCGGAGAAGATCGAGGAGAAGATtgttgtttag
- the LOC104707199 gene encoding arginase 1, mitochondrial — MSRIIGKRGIHHFHRLNSASFTTVSASSIEKGQNRVIDASLTLIRERARLKGELVRLLGGAKAATSLLGVPLGHNSSFLQGPAFAPPRIREAIWCGSTNSATEEGKDLKDPRVLTDVGDVPVQEIRDCGVDDDRLMNVISESVKLVMEEEPLRPLVLGGDHSISYPVVRAVSEKLGGPVDILHLDAHPDIYDCFEGNKYSHASSFARIMEGGYVRRLLQVGIRSINQEGREQGKRFGVEQYEMRTFSRDRPMLENLKLGEGVKGVYISIDVDCLDPAFAPGVSHIEPGGLSFRDVLNILHNLQADVVGADVVEFNPQRDTVDGMTAMVAAKLVRELAAKISK; from the exons ATGTCGAGGATTATTGGGAAAAGAGGGATTCACCACTTCCACAGGCTCAATTCTGCATCGTTCACGACCGTGTCTGCTTCTTCGATCGAGAAAGGGCAAAATCGTGTCATTGATGCTTCGTTAACTCTCATTCGTGAAAGGGCTAGGCTCAAa GGAGAGTTAGTGCGTCTTTTAGGAGGAGCTAAAGCTGCAACATCACTTCTTGGAGTACCACTTGGTCACAACTCTTCTTTCCTTCAAGGTCCTGCCTTTGCTCCTCCTCGTATTAGAGAAGCTATTTGGTGTGGTAGCACAAACTCTGCAACTGAAGAAG GGAAGGACTTGAAGGATCCACGGGTTCTAACTGATGTTGGGGATGTTCCAGTACAAGAGATTAGAGATTGtggggttgatgatgataggCTGATGAATGTAATAAGTGAATCTGTGAAGTTGGTGATGGAAGAG GAACCATTGCGTCCGCTGGTCTTAGGTGGAGATCATTCCATTTCTTATCCTGTTGTGAGAGCGGTTTCTGAGAAGCTTGGAGGGCCTGTGGACATTCTTCATCTTGATGCCCATCCTGATATCTATGACTGTTTCGAAGGAAACAAGTACTCTCATGCATCTTCTTTTGCTCGTATCATGGAAGGTGGCTATGTCCGGCGGCTTTTACAG GTTGGGATTAGATCGATAAACCAGGAAGGACGGGAACAGGGCAAGAGGTTTGGAGTAGAACAATATGAGATGCGAACCTTCTCGAGAGATCGCCCTATGTTGGAAAATCTG AAACTAGGGGAAGGAGTGAAGGGAGTATACATCTCGATAGATGTTGACTGTCTCGATCCGGCATTTGCACCCGGAGTGTCCCACATCGAACCAGGAGGTCTTTCTTTCCGAGATGTCCTTAACATCTTACACAACCTTCAGGCAGATGTTGTTGGGGCTGATGTTGTTGAGTTCAACCCACAACGTGATACTGTGGACGGTATGACGGCAATGGTTGCGGCTAAGCTTGTTAGAGAATTAGCCGCGAAAATCTCGAAATGA
- the LOC104707200 gene encoding cytochrome P450 71A20-like isoform X2 produces MLLHFGHVPIILVSSAEVASNVMKTHDVKFANRPKTKMVDILLNGGRDLVFSPYGEYWRQMKSICVQNLLNSKTVRSFENIREDEVNVMMEKLEKASSSSSTVNLSELISDLTNDVITRIVFGRKYSFEEGSEISRSILRKFMELFGAFPLGEYIPSLAWIDRVRGLDNKVKEVNNQIDGFLERVVQEHEDADKFKSSFFSILLMVQRDKTAQFELDRSGLKIMLFDMFLGGSATTFTLLEWTMTELMRHPECMKKLQDEIRLVPRRSLYVLEKEVEKMNYLHVVIKEVLRLHPPAPLLPRLLSEDVKLHGYDIATGTQVLINLWTIQRDTKTWGADAEEFRPERHLDSPLDFQGQNFSFIPFGSGRRGCPGIDFALGLVEVTLANLVNRFEWRVKGGGKPDVFEATGIEVCRKFPLIVCPSSTLFSM; encoded by the exons ATGCTTCTCCACTTCGGTCACGTCCCTATTATCCTAGTCTCTTCTGCTGAGGTAGCTAGTAATGTCATGAAAACACACGATGTAAAGTTTGCCAACCGCCCGAAAACAAAAATGGTTGATATACTTCTTAATGGTGGGAGAGATTTGGTATTTTCCCCCTATGGAGAATATTGGAGGCAGATGAAG AGTATCTGCGTTCAGAACCTCCTCAACAGCAAAACAGTCAGGTCCTTTGAAAATATAAGAGAAGACGAAGTCAATGTGATGATGGAAAAGCTAGAGAAAGCGAGTTCTTCCTCTTCAACGGTAAATCTAAGCGAGCTCATCTCGGATCTTACAAACGATGTTATAACTAGAATTGTCTTCGGaagaaaatatagttttgaggaAGGTAGTGAGATTTCAAGGAGCATATTAAGGAAATTCATGGAGCTCTTTGGTGCTTTTCCTCTCGGCGAATACATTCCTAGTTTAGCATGGATCGATAGGGTACGAGGTCTTgataacaaagtaaaagaagtaAATAACCAGATTGATGGGTTTTTAGAAAGAGTGGTGCAAGAACATGAAGATGCTGATAAATTCAAGTCAAGTTTTTTTAGTATATTGCTAATGGTGCAAAGAGATAAGACCGCGCAATTTGAGCTCGATCGAAGCGGGTTAAAAATTATGCTCTTT gATATGTTTCTTGGGGGTTCGGCAACAACTTTCACACTACTTGAATGGACGATGACAGAGCTTATGAGACATCCAGAGTGTATGAAGAAACTCCAAGATGAAATTCGTTTAGTTCCAAGGCGTAGTTTATATGTATTGGAGAAGGAAGTTGAGAAAATGAACTATCTACATGTTGTTATTAAGGAGGTCCTTAGGTTACATCCGCCGGCTCCATTACTTCCCCGGCTATTGAGTGAAGATGTCAAATTACATGGATATGACATAGCTACAGGAACACAA GTGCTAATCAATTTGTGGACAATCCAAAGAGACACTAAAACATGGGGAGCAGATGCAGAAGAATTTAGACCGGAGAGGCATTTAGATTCACCTTTGGATTTTCAAGGTCAAAATTTCAGTTTCATTCCATTTGGATCTGGGAGAAGGGGTTGTCCTGGAATCGACTTTGCCTTGGGTTTGGTCGAGGTGACACTTGCCAACCTAGTCAACCGGTTCGAGTGGAGAGTCAAGGGAGGTGGTAAGCCTGATGTTTTTGAAGCAACTGGTATTGAAGTTTGCCGCAAGTTTCCTCTTATTGTATGTCCATCTTCTACTTTATTCTCTATGTAA